CATCCTCGGCATCCTCAACCTCACCCCCGACTCTTTCTCGGATGGCGGCGATTTCTTGAATCCTGAAAAAGCAATTCAGCGAGCAGAAGAAATGATGTCGGAAGGCGCCGACATGATTGATGTGGGAGCCGAAAGTTCCGCTCCAAATTCAAAAGAAGTTCTTGCGGAAGAAGAATGGAATCGGCTGAAAATATACTTCCAGAACTTCAGAAAAAGAAAATCCCATTTTCCGTCGATACGTGGAAAGCAGAGGTTGTGAAAAAAGCGATGGAATTTGCGCCAGCAATGATCAACGACGTCACTGGACTTCGTGGCGATCCAAAAATGGGTGAGGTGCTTCGTCAGTATGAGAATGTTCAAATTTGCATCATGTATTCCAAAGATGAAACCGCACGGACGACTTTTCAGAATTCATCAGAATCAAATATTGTACAAAAAATCAGTTCATTTTTTGAGGAAAGATTACGATTCTGCGAAGAGCAGGGGATTTTAAAAAATCGAATCATCCTTGATCCCGGAATGGGAGCATTTTTGTCGGCAGATCCCGACAAAAGTTTTGAAGTGCTTCGTCGACTTTCTGAATTCAAAAAATTCGAGTGTCCACTTCTCGTGAGCACTTCGCGAAAGAGTTTTCTCCGAAATGTTTCTGATCCTAAAAATCCAAAAAATCGAGTCGTCGCTTCCGTCGTTTCCTCACTTCTTGCTATTCAAAACGGCGCATCCATCGTAAGAGTGCATGATGTGAAGGAGATGGGAGAAGCGGTGAAAATGTGGAAGGCGGTGAGTGGATAATTTCGCGGATCACTCGAGGACTGGAGACTCCTGAGGAAGGAAAATAGGCTATCTGAAAAATTATAATGAGGGTATTTGTGAATATTCCGTGCACTTATCTGTTCCAGATTTCTCCTTGTCGGAATTAACGTCAGAATTACACCTTTTGATTATCGTCACATAGTTCTTCCTGAAATCATAGATAAATTCTGTTGTTTGTGTGACGCCCGCCTCTCCGTCCTTTCCCGTCATAATAATTTGGTTCCCAACTCTTTTTCCAAATTCTCGTGGGGTTGCGAACCAAACATATTGATCTTTCTGAGGAATGCCCTGTTTCTGATAATTTGCGTCGGTTTTTTTGTACCAATTTGATTCTTTCCCTCCGTGAATATCTTCTCTTTTTGCTAGGCTCAATACTTTTGAAGCGGTATCATATTTGAGGAGTTTAAATCCGATGC
The sequence above is a segment of the Candidatus Peregrinibacteria bacterium genome. Coding sequences within it:
- a CDS encoding dihydropteroate synthase, whose amino-acid sequence is MFLKQLPFILGILNLTPDSFSDGGDFLNPEKAIQRAEEMMSEGADMIDVGAESSAPNSKEVLAEEEWNRLKIYFQNFRKRKSHFPSIRGKQRL
- the folP gene encoding dihydropteroate synthase, whose amino-acid sequence is MESAENILPELQKKKIPFSVDTWKAEVVKKAMEFAPAMINDVTGLRGDPKMGEVLRQYENVQICIMYSKDETARTTFQNSSESNIVQKISSFFEERLRFCEEQGILKNRIILDPGMGAFLSADPDKSFEVLRRLSEFKKFECPLLVSTSRKSFLRNVSDPKNPKNRVVASVVSSLLAIQNGASIVRVHDVKEMGEAVKMWKAVSG